A stretch of the Crassostrea angulata isolate pt1a10 unplaced genomic scaffold, ASM2561291v2 HiC_scaffold_107, whole genome shotgun sequence genome encodes the following:
- the LOC128169229 gene encoding uncharacterized protein LOC128169229, with translation MALSESQIPPDAQHYLVCGTEDCERNCQFYCNDCHQPMCEQCRDEHQKNKKPKNHEVVPYKQRKRQLPVEKCKIHPTKEMVILCEECQIPLCYKCTTTREHRGHVFTDLEMVFDEKVSLCQEEIAKIRNYFEPTSQDLKKDIAGDVKEIKKIMEGLRTSMKAEAEAVKKLINTVTSDNIEQVDKIEQSVLETLYGQNQNIDDYINYLNDLIKTFYGYLSPSNIEQLTCALNSENLIIRPIPETSKPVLPVFTAGQYSKEDVVKLLGRITVPNIKPENRKIKPMETVSTQLKPTGKQSKQDKEKSEVKQILSLSPSVTKVREYKVPGVNGVFHISLGKSGRLWVSGTLGNLVQTDLQGNQLQKIQTSGGYGYHTVTQDGDLIYTDRDNNVINRITPGNTITEFIKTRDRRPLSIHSSYINGDILVGTRKDNEGKVTRYNKAGTEIQNIQRDNKGQELYSQPRYITENINGDVCVSDYNKHAVVVVDKSGRHRFSYTGQGSEFEPYGICTDVLGHILVCDSISETVYLLDRDGQFLSLLLTSQQGLKWPRSVCVDDENNLWVGQWLSNTVTVYKYLQ, from the coding sequence ATGGCATTATCTGAATCACAAATTCCACCCGACGCCCAGCATTACTTGGTGTGTGGCACCGAAGACTGTGAGAGGAATTGTCAGTTTTACTGCAATGACTGTCACCAACCAATGTGTGAACAATGCCGAGATGAACATCAGAAAAATAAGAAACCCAAGAACCATGAAGTGGTCCCTTATAAACAACGCAAACGACAACTTCCTGTAGAGAAATGCAAGATCCACCCCACAAAAGAAATGGTTATTCTCTGCGAGGAATGTCAAATACCACTTTGTTACAAATGTACAACCACGAGAGAACATCGCGGTCATGTGTTTACCGATCTAGAAATGGTCTTTGATGAAAAGGTTTCGCTATGTCAAGAAGAAATTGCcaaaattagaaattatttCGAACCAACTTCTCAAGATTTGAAAAAGGATATTGCTGGTGATGTCAAAGAAATAAAGAAGATCATGGAAGGTTTAAGAACATCCATGAAGGCTGAAGCTGAGGCTGTGAAAAAGCTGATAAACACAGTCACATCAGATAATATAGAACAAGTCGACAAAATAGAACAGTCAGTATTAGAAACATTATACGGCCAAAACCAAAATATTGATGATTATATCAACTATCTCaatgatttaatcaaaacattttatggTTACCTATCCCCTTCAAACATAGAACAATTAACATGTGCTCTCAATTCAGAAAATTTGATCATAAGACCCATACCAGAGACATCCAAACCAGTCCTACCCGTATTTACTGCAGGTCAATACAGCAAGGAAGATGTTGTCAAACTACTGGGTAGAATAACTGTTCCTAATATCAAACCagagaacagaaaaataaagcCCATGGAAACTGTCTCTACACAGTTGAAACCTACAGGGAAACAGAGCAAACAAGACAAAGAGAAATCTGAAGTGAAACAAATACTGTCTCTGTCTCCCTCTGTCACCAAGGTCAGGGAGTACAAAGTACCAGGTGTTAATGGTGTATTTCATATATCACTGGGTAAATCAGGCAGACTCTGGGTCAGTGGTACATTGGGTAACCTTGTCCAAACAGATCTACAGGGGAATCAGCTACAGAAGATACAAACCAGTGGTGGATATGGctaccacacagtcacacaggacGGAGATCTGATCTATACAGACAGAGACAACAACGTTATCAATAGGATTACACCGGGTAATACAAtcactgaattcattaaaacgAGAGACCGGAGACCACTCAGTATACACTCCTCCTACATCAACGGGGACATACTGGTGGGGACGAGGAAGGATAACGAGGGTAAAGTCACCAGGTACAACAAGGCAGGGacagaaatacagaacatacagaGAGACAACAAAGGACAGGAACTGTATAGTCAACCACGctacatcacagaaaacatcaatggtgaTGTCTGTGTATCAGACTATAACAAACATGCTGTAGTGGTGGTGGATAAATCAGGACGACACAGGTTCTCCTACACAGGTCAGGGGTCAGAGTTTGAACCCTATGGAATATGTACTGATGTACTCggtcacatcctggtgtgtgatagTATCAGTGAAACAGTTTATCTCCTGGATCGGGACGGTCAGTTCTTGTCTCTACTTCTCACATCACAACAAGGGCTAAAGTGGCCCCGTAGTGTGTGTGTGGATGATGAGAACAATCTCTGGGTGGGACAATGGTTGAGTAACACAGTGACAGTGTACAAGTATCTACAGTGA